In Micropterus dolomieu isolate WLL.071019.BEF.003 ecotype Adirondacks linkage group LG17, ASM2129224v1, whole genome shotgun sequence, one genomic interval encodes:
- the hmgb1b gene encoding high mobility group protein B1b has protein sequence MGKDPKKPRGKMSSYAYFVQTCREEHKKKHPDASVNFAEFSKKCSERWKTMSPKEKGKFEDMAKQDKVRYEREMKNYIPPKGQKKKRFKDPNAPKRPPSAFFLFCADFRSKVKGENPGLTIGDTAKKLGEMWNSSSAENKQPYEKKAAKLKEKYDKDIVAYRTKGKVDSASAAAADDDDEDDEEEEGDEEEDDDEDDE, from the exons ATGGGAAAGGATCCAAAGAAGCCGAGGGGAAAAATGTCCTCCTATGCCTACTTTGTGCAAACGTGCCGAGAGGAGCATAAGAAGAAACATCCTGATGCATCTGTCAACTTTGCAGAGTTCTCCAAGAAATGCTCTGAGCGATGGAag ACAATGTCACCGAAAGAGAAAGGCAAGTTTGAAGATATGGCCAAACAAGATAAGGTGCGTTATGAGAGGGAAATGAAGAATTACATTCCCCCCAAGGGCCAGAAGAAGAAGCGATTCAAGGACCCCAATGCCCCCAAGAGACCGCC GTCTGCATTCTTCCTGTTTTGCGCAGACTTTCGCTCAAAGGTAAAAGGTGAGAATCCTGGACTCACCATTGGGGACACAGCAAAGAAGTTGGGAGAAATGTGGAACAGCTCATCTGCAGAGAACAAGCAGCCGTATGAGAAGAAGGCTGCCAAGCTTAAGGAGAAATATGACAAG GATATCGTTGCTTACCGCACCAAGGGCAAAGTGGATTCAGcgtctgctgctgcagcagatgatgatgatgaagatgatgaagaagaggagggtgacgaggaggaggacgatgatgaggatgatgagtAG